A window from Heteronotia binoei isolate CCM8104 ecotype False Entrance Well chromosome 15, APGP_CSIRO_Hbin_v1, whole genome shotgun sequence encodes these proteins:
- the LOC132583564 gene encoding olfactory receptor 10A7-like, whose product MYSLTLLGNGLIIILTLVDSALHTPMYFFLRNLSFLEICYTTVTLPKMLANFASEVKNISFAGCAAQMYFLLSLGTVECYLLAVMAYDRYMAICCPLHYPVIMNQKACAQMTVVSWLCGILMPLGNVVWIFTLPYCGPNKINHFFCDVPPVLKLACADTTMNEMSILALSVLITLSPFLLVLVSYIRILFTVLKMPSAKGRHKAFSTCSSHLIVVTVFYGSASAMYLHPKSSHSENIDQLVALFYSIITPMLNPMIYSLRNKEFKDALRRTLSVRTSHTLSKHSLLYRT is encoded by the exons ATGTACAGCCTCACTCTTTTGGGAAATGGCCTCATTATTATTCTTACTTTGGTTGATTCAGCCCTTCATACTCCCATGTATTTTTTCCTGAGGAACCTATCCTTCCTTGAAATTTGCTACACTACAGTAACCCTCCCCAAAATGCTGGCCAATTTTGCCTCTGAAGTCAAGAACATCTCCTTTGCTGGCTGTGCTGCCCAGAtgtattttcttctttcccttggaACTGTGGAATGTTATCTGCTGGCTGTCATGGCATATGACCGCTACATGGCTATCTGTTGCCCTTTGCATTATCCAGTCATCATGAACCAAAAAGCTTGTGCTCAGATGACAGTCGTGTCCTGGCTCTGTGGAATCTTGATGCCCCTTGgcaatgtggtttggatcttcaCCTTGCCCTACTGTGGTCCGAACAAAATTAATCACTTCTTCTGTGATGTCCCACCAGTGCTGAAGTTGGCTTGCGCTGACACCACAATGAATGAAATGTCAATCCTTGCTTTAAGTGTTCTAATCACATTATCCCCATTCCTACTGGTCCTGGTTTCCTACATCCGCATACTCTTCACTGTACTTAAAATGCCATCAGCAAAAGGGAGACATAAAGCCTTCTCCACTTGCTCATCCCACCTCATTGTGGTCACTGTGTTCTATGGCTCCGCCAGTGCCATGTACTTGCATCCAAAATCCAGCCACTCTGAGAATATAGACCAACTGGTTGCTCTCTTTTATTCCATCATTACTCCTATGTTGAATCCCATGATTTATAGTCTGAGGAACAAAGAATTCAAAGATGCCCTGAGAAGg ACTCTGAGTGTTAGAACTTCACATACCTTAAGCAAACATAGTTTACTGTATAGAACTTAA